From the Musa acuminata AAA Group cultivar baxijiao chromosome BXJ1-2, Cavendish_Baxijiao_AAA, whole genome shotgun sequence genome, one window contains:
- the LOC135596750 gene encoding probable polygalacturonase codes for MKRSAVLLETLMILATVGQSSWAALSTSSCKEMGSSTYRPHTVTVTEFGAVGDGVTLNTKAFQNAIFYLHSFADKGGAQLFVPAGKWLTGSFSLISHLTISLDKDAVIIGSMDSSDWPVIDPLPSYGRGRELPGGRHQSLIHGSNLTDVIITGGNGTINGQGSVWWDWFNNHILNYTRPHLIELIYSTGVVISNLTFINSPFWAIHPVYCSQVLIQNVTILAPPDSPNTDGIDPDSSSNVCIEDCYISTGDDLIVIKSGWDEYGISYAHPSSNISIRRIVGEAKSGAGIAFGSEMSGGISDVEAEDISLFNSLYGIRIKTSPGRGGYVQYIHISNVVLNNVNIAIGITGQYGEHPDENFDPNALPIINMITLEDIKGTNIKHAGTLEGIQGDNFSSICLFNVHLNVTSSSPWQCSYIQGSSNLVSPESCEPLRNPYQTSVCYTANHVRTQNLVQAA; via the exons ATGAAGAGATCTGCAGTT CTGCTAGAAACTCTTATGATTCTTGCAACGGTCGGTCAGTCATCATGGGCTGCCTTGTCTACTTCATCCTGCAAGGAGATGGGATCAAGCACGTACCGGCCACACACTGTCACCGTAACAGAGTTTGGTGCCGTTGGTGATGGTGTCACGCTAAATACCAAAGCCTTTCAGAATGCTATCTTTTATCTCCATTCATTTGCAGATAAGGGTGGGGCGCAGCTGTTTGTGCCTGCTGGAAAGTGGCTGACTGGAAGTTTTAGTCTCATCAGCCATCTCACTATATCACTAGACAAGGATGCCGTAATAATTGGATCCATG GATTCCTCTGATTGGCCAGTCATTGATCCATTGCCATCATATGGCCGGGGTAGGGAGCTACCTGGTGGAAGACATCAAAGCCTCATACATGGGTCCAACCTGACTGATGTGATAATAACAG GTGGCAATGGGACTATCAATGGCCAAGGCAGCGTTTGGTGGGATTGGTTTAACAACCACATTCTCAACTATACTCGACCACATCTCATAGAACTGATTTACTCAACTGGAGTGGTCATCTCAAATCTTACGTTCATTAACTCACCATTTTGGGCCATCCACCCCGTATATTGCAG CCAAGTGCTCATCCAGAATGTCACAATCCTTGCCCCACCTGATTCACCAAACACAGATGGAATAGATCCAG ATTCGTCCAGTAATGTCTGCATTGAAGATTGTTACATCAGCACCGGTGATGATCTTATTGTCATCAAGAGTGGATGGGATGAGTATGGCATTTCTTATGCTCATCCAAGCTCCAACATCAGCATCCGACGCATCGTAGGAGAAGCCAAATCAGGTGCAGGCATTGCCTTTGGGAGTGAGATGTCTGGTGGCATATCGGATGTGGAGGCAGAGGACATATCTCTGTTTAATTCATTGTATGGCATCAGAATAAAGACATCTCCAGGACGTGGTGGGTATGTTCAGTACATCCACATCTCCAATGTTGTTCTGAACAATGTCAACATAGCCATTGGTATAACTGGACAATATGGTGAGCACCCAGATGAGAATTTTGATCCAAATGCACTTCCCATTATAAACATGATCACCCTGGAAGACATTAAGGGAACAAATATCAAACATGCTGGCACATTAGAAGGTATTCAAGGTGATAACTTCAGCAGTATTTGCTTGTTCAATGTCCACCTCAATGTGACCTCAAGTTCTCCATGGCAATGCTCATATATCCAAGGCTCTTCTAACTTGGTCTCTCCAGAATCATGTGAGCCACTCAGAAACCCATACCAAACCTCAGTTTGCTACACAGCTAACCATGTAAGAACTCAAAATCTGGTGCAAGCTGCTTGA